A single genomic interval of Bradyrhizobium sp. AZCC 1693 harbors:
- a CDS encoding GrlR family regulatory protein, producing MMSGDDGKGAMTVTNGLYTIQIEMTDGGHGRANGVIVLHDGKIAGGDSYFYYTGSYRADHGKWRGELITNEHTKSAGSLPLFGGREVTCGFTGAYSADAAEVNGTALVGKTSVVFHARLQLRSEY from the coding sequence ATGATGTCGGGGGACGACGGCAAGGGCGCAATGACGGTAACGAACGGTCTCTACACCATCCAGATCGAGATGACGGACGGCGGGCACGGCCGGGCCAACGGCGTGATCGTGCTGCACGACGGCAAGATCGCCGGCGGCGACTCATATTTCTATTACACGGGGTCCTATCGCGCCGATCACGGCAAATGGCGCGGCGAATTGATCACCAACGAGCACACGAAGTCCGCAGGCAGCCTGCCGCTGTTCGGCGGGCGCGAAGTCACCTGCGGCTTTACCGGCGCCTATTCCGCCGACGCGGCGGAAGTGAATGGAACGGCGCTGGTCGGAAAAACCAGCGTCGTGTTTCACGCCAGGCTGCAGTTGCGTTCGGAATATTGA
- a CDS encoding acetamidase/formamidase family protein, translated as MPHHHLDSSPETCHWGFFEAKLKPVLTIASGDEVTIDTVSGGPDVVPDRSRFHVPPELADIHARSERMVPGHILTGPVAVAGAEPGDVLEVDILDVQLRQDWGYNLIRPLSGTLPDDFHETRILNIPLDRERMVGRMPWGLDLPLKPFFGVMGVAPPAAWGRITSLIPRAMGGNLDNKELGAGAKLYLPVFVPGALFSCGDGHGVQGDGEVCVTAIETALQGRFRLTLRKDLQLGYPRAETPDHYMTMAMDPDLDQCVVRALRDMIVLLGEKRNLSREDAYTLCSLAADLRVTQTVNGSKGIHCMIAKTVVHG; from the coding sequence ATGCCCCACCATCACCTGGATTCCAGCCCCGAAACCTGCCACTGGGGCTTCTTTGAAGCCAAATTGAAACCCGTCTTGACCATCGCCAGCGGTGACGAAGTCACCATCGACACCGTGAGCGGCGGCCCGGATGTCGTGCCGGACCGCAGCAGGTTTCATGTTCCTCCCGAGCTTGCCGACATTCACGCCCGGAGCGAGCGCATGGTGCCGGGCCACATTCTCACCGGCCCGGTTGCGGTTGCCGGCGCTGAACCCGGCGACGTGCTGGAGGTCGACATTCTCGATGTCCAGCTCCGGCAGGACTGGGGCTACAATCTGATCCGTCCGCTATCGGGCACCCTGCCCGACGATTTCCACGAGACGCGGATCCTGAACATTCCGCTCGACCGCGAGCGGATGGTGGGCCGGATGCCATGGGGCCTCGATCTGCCGCTCAAGCCATTCTTCGGCGTGATGGGCGTGGCGCCGCCAGCCGCCTGGGGCCGCATCACCTCGCTGATCCCGCGCGCGATGGGCGGCAACCTCGACAACAAGGAATTGGGCGCCGGCGCCAAACTGTATCTGCCGGTATTCGTGCCGGGCGCGCTGTTCTCCTGCGGTGACGGCCACGGCGTGCAGGGCGATGGCGAAGTCTGCGTCACCGCGATCGAGACCGCGCTGCAGGGCCGATTTCGCCTGACGCTGCGCAAGGATCTGCAGCTCGGCTATCCCCGTGCGGAAACGCCTGATCATTACATGACGATGGCGATGGACCCCGATCTCGATCAATGCGTGGTGCGTGCGTTGCGCGACATGATCGTGCTGCTGGGCGAAAAGCGCAATCTGTCACGCGAAGACGCCTACACGCTGTGCAGCCTTGCCGCCGACCTTCGCGTGACGCAAACCGTCAACGGCTCCAAGGGCATTCACTGCATGATCGCGAAGACGGTCGTACACGGCTGA
- a CDS encoding saccharopine dehydrogenase family protein — MSSSKFDIVVYGATGFTGQLVAEYLATHYKGDATLKWAMAGRSKDKLASVRDAIGAPADTPLIVADASDPASLKAMVAQAKSIISTVGPYQLYGSDLVAACTDSGADYFDLCGEPVWMRRMIEAHEAAAKSSGARVVFSCGFDSLPFELGVFCAQEEAKKIFGAPASRVKGRVRDMRGTFSGGTAASMRATFAAAANDPSMVPLLRSPFALTPGFEGPKQPPGNRPAFDQELESWTTPFVMATINTRNVHRSNLLMGFPYGKDFVYDEMMLTGPGEQGEAKAKAIATANTAEKMGSGGPKPGEGPSKEERENGMYDLLFVAIAPDGRQARAVVKGDRDPGYGSTSKMISECAICLLRDMPDVPAGIWTPGAAMQHKLITRLVDHAGLTFAAEK; from the coding sequence ATGTCTTCGTCGAAATTCGATATCGTCGTCTATGGCGCCACCGGCTTCACCGGCCAGCTCGTCGCCGAATATCTCGCGACGCATTACAAGGGCGACGCCACCCTCAAATGGGCGATGGCCGGCCGCAGCAAGGACAAGCTCGCCTCCGTTCGCGACGCGATCGGCGCGCCGGCCGATACGCCGCTGATCGTGGCCGATGCCAGCGATCCAGCCTCGCTGAAAGCGATGGTGGCGCAGGCCAAGTCCATCATCTCGACCGTCGGTCCGTATCAACTCTATGGTTCCGACCTCGTCGCGGCGTGCACTGACTCTGGCGCGGACTATTTCGATCTCTGCGGCGAGCCGGTCTGGATGCGCCGGATGATCGAGGCGCACGAAGCGGCGGCGAAATCGTCGGGCGCGCGGGTCGTGTTTTCCTGCGGCTTCGATTCCCTACCGTTCGAACTCGGCGTGTTTTGCGCGCAGGAGGAAGCAAAGAAGATATTCGGAGCGCCGGCCAGCCGCGTCAAGGGTCGCGTCCGCGACATGCGCGGTACGTTTTCCGGCGGCACTGCCGCCAGCATGCGGGCTACTTTCGCAGCCGCGGCGAATGATCCAAGCATGGTGCCGCTATTGAGGAGCCCGTTCGCGCTGACGCCGGGTTTCGAAGGCCCGAAACAGCCGCCGGGCAACCGGCCGGCGTTCGACCAGGAGCTCGAGTCCTGGACGACCCCGTTCGTGATGGCGACGATCAACACACGCAACGTTCATCGCTCCAACCTTCTGATGGGCTTTCCGTACGGGAAGGACTTTGTCTACGACGAAATGATGCTGACCGGTCCCGGCGAACAGGGCGAGGCCAAAGCCAAGGCCATCGCCACGGCCAATACCGCGGAAAAAATGGGCTCCGGCGGGCCGAAGCCCGGCGAGGGCCCATCGAAGGAAGAACGCGAGAACGGCATGTATGATCTGCTGTTCGTGGCGATTGCCCCGGATGGCCGTCAGGCCCGCGCGGTAGTCAAGGGCGATCGCGATCCCGGCTACGGCTCGACGTCAAAGATGATTTCGGAGTGCGCAATCTGCCTGCTGCGCGATATGCCGGATGTGCCCGCCGGCATCTGGACGCCGGGGGCGGCGATGCAGCACAAGCTGATCACGCGCCTGGTCGATCATGCCGGCCTGACGTTTGCGGCTGAAAAGTAG
- a CDS encoding YdcF family protein, with amino-acid sequence MFFVLSKTLGYLLLPTNFLIAIGFVGAILMVTRFASLGRKLVIAAVLLLVICGLSPLGKALLYPLEQRFPSWDAARGAPDGIIVLGASIEADLSVAHNTPVVRGAPDRIIAAAALARRYPNTRVLFSGGSANLVSNDAREADFAGAIFESLGVDKSRLIMERGSRNTKENAEFSKALVKPRDGERWVLVTSAFHMPRSVGLFRKAGFAVEPYPVDWRVGGRDDLMALSNVAVEGLARTDLAIREWMGLIAYWATGKIDELLPGPAAK; translated from the coding sequence TTGTTTTTTGTTCTCTCCAAAACGCTCGGCTACCTGCTGTTGCCGACGAATTTTCTGATCGCCATCGGGTTCGTCGGCGCCATTCTGATGGTGACGCGCTTTGCATCGCTCGGCCGCAAGCTCGTGATAGCGGCCGTGCTGCTGCTCGTGATCTGCGGGCTGTCGCCACTCGGAAAAGCTTTGCTCTATCCGCTGGAGCAGCGCTTCCCATCATGGGACGCCGCCCGCGGCGCGCCTGACGGCATCATCGTGCTCGGCGCCTCGATCGAGGCCGATCTCTCCGTCGCGCACAATACGCCGGTGGTTCGGGGCGCGCCGGACCGGATCATCGCGGCCGCCGCGCTGGCGAGGCGATATCCGAACACGCGCGTGCTGTTTTCCGGCGGCAGCGCGAACCTCGTCTCCAACGATGCCAGGGAAGCCGATTTCGCCGGCGCTATCTTCGAAAGCCTCGGCGTCGACAAGTCGCGTCTGATCATGGAACGGGGATCGCGCAACACCAAGGAGAATGCCGAGTTCTCCAAGGCGCTGGTCAAGCCGAGGGACGGCGAACGATGGGTGCTGGTGACCTCTGCTTTTCATATGCCGCGATCGGTCGGCTTGTTCCGAAAAGCGGGATTTGCGGTGGAGCCCTATCCCGTCGATTGGCGCGTCGGCGGCCGCGATGACCTGATGGCGCTTTCAAACGTCGCCGTCGAAGGGCTGGCGCGCACCGACCTCGCGATACGCGAATGGATGGGTCTCATTGCGTACTGGGCCACCGGCAAGATCGATGAGTTGCTGCCGGGTCCGGCGGCGAAGTAG
- a CDS encoding GumC family protein: MRLAFWRAGKDKPVVQRAMARPAPSAPKPVAASESGDLDLHALGQALMRKRSLIIVPTVLALVASLAAVNMITPRFKSEARILVDGRENVFLRPTGERNEERSALDAEAVTSQVQLVQSRDLAREIIKKNKLAERPEFDPVLQGFSPLKSMLALVGIGRDPLSLTPEERVLEAYYDRFTAYAVDKSRVIVIEFQSRDPELAARVANSIAEGYLVLQQDARQQQAKSAGQWLSGEIERLRKKVAEDESRVEDFRSKSSLFVGTNNTTLSNQQMGELNTQLNNARALKSDLESRARLIKEMLQGGRPIEATEVLNSDSIRRMSEQQVTLRAQLAEQSSTLLGGHPRIKELKAQLADIDRQLREEASKISRSFENDARLAGGRVEGLMNSLDQLKKQASSSNGQDVQLRALEREAKAQRDLLESYLAKYREASARESIEAAPADGRIISRATVSNTPAYPKKLPIVLIATLATLLLTSGAIATGELLRMTAPRAAVAFSREIEPEAAPTFVSASLPEPVRAPAIAPELPAAPTVETDDISEPVLIEPRVDSPRMDSVVEIGEIEQLADVLVGAGVRKVTVLGTASSESITLTALTLARLMAQQAKVVVVDLVASLPTIAAATADPVAPGLAELMQGEASFSQIITKDRLSRVHLVSAGRPGFDRAQLQSPRLTLAIDALLRVYDHVLLDAGTASDLPAELLTSQARAVVVPEASMAQDARALMCDQLRAVGFSEVTMLSKPCQNSHAVEPGPRVVAA; the protein is encoded by the coding sequence ATGCGTTTGGCGTTCTGGCGTGCAGGCAAGGACAAGCCGGTAGTGCAGCGGGCGATGGCAAGGCCCGCGCCTTCGGCGCCGAAGCCCGTCGCCGCTTCCGAATCCGGCGATCTCGATCTGCATGCGCTCGGCCAGGCGCTGATGCGCAAGCGAAGCTTGATCATCGTCCCGACGGTGCTGGCGCTGGTGGCGTCGCTCGCCGCGGTCAACATGATCACCCCCCGGTTCAAGTCGGAAGCGCGCATCCTGGTGGATGGCCGCGAGAACGTGTTCCTGCGTCCGACCGGCGAGCGCAACGAGGAGCGCAGCGCGCTCGATGCGGAAGCCGTGACCAGTCAGGTGCAGCTGGTGCAGTCGCGTGACCTGGCCCGTGAGATCATCAAGAAGAACAAGCTTGCCGAGCGCCCCGAATTCGATCCGGTGCTGCAGGGGTTTTCGCCGCTGAAATCAATGCTGGCCCTGGTCGGCATCGGACGCGACCCGCTCTCGCTGACGCCGGAAGAGCGTGTCCTGGAAGCCTATTACGATCGCTTCACGGCCTATGCCGTCGACAAGTCCCGCGTCATCGTCATCGAATTCCAGTCGCGCGATCCTGAACTTGCCGCGCGCGTCGCCAACTCGATCGCGGAAGGCTATCTGGTGTTGCAGCAGGATGCGCGGCAGCAGCAGGCTAAGTCGGCAGGCCAGTGGCTGTCGGGTGAAATCGAAAGACTGCGCAAGAAGGTGGCCGAAGACGAGTCTCGCGTCGAGGATTTCCGCTCCAAGTCGAGCCTGTTTGTCGGCACCAACAACACCACGCTCTCCAACCAGCAGATGGGCGAGCTCAATACACAGTTAAACAACGCCCGCGCACTGAAATCGGATTTGGAATCAAGGGCGCGGCTGATCAAGGAGATGCTTCAGGGCGGCAGGCCGATCGAGGCGACCGAAGTGCTCAATTCCGATTCGATCCGGCGCATGTCCGAGCAGCAGGTGACGCTGCGCGCACAGTTGGCCGAGCAGTCGTCGACCCTGCTCGGCGGCCATCCCCGCATCAAGGAACTGAAGGCGCAGCTCGCCGATATCGATCGTCAGTTGCGCGAGGAGGCGAGCAAGATCTCGCGCTCGTTCGAGAATGACGCGCGCCTCGCCGGCGGCCGGGTCGAAGGCCTGATGAACAGCCTCGATCAGTTGAAGAAGCAGGCGTCCTCCAGCAACGGTCAGGATGTGCAGCTTCGTGCGCTCGAGCGCGAGGCCAAGGCGCAGCGCGACCTGCTGGAATCCTATCTCGCCAAATACCGCGAGGCCAGCGCCCGCGAGAGCATCGAGGCGGCGCCGGCCGATGGCCGCATCATTTCGCGTGCCACCGTCTCCAACACGCCGGCCTATCCGAAGAAGCTGCCGATCGTGCTGATCGCGACGCTGGCGACGTTGCTGCTCACCTCCGGTGCGATTGCGACCGGCGAACTCTTGCGCATGACCGCGCCGCGGGCCGCGGTTGCGTTTTCGCGGGAAATTGAGCCTGAGGCTGCGCCCACCTTTGTCTCGGCTTCTCTGCCGGAACCGGTGCGCGCGCCGGCGATCGCGCCCGAGCTTCCCGCAGCGCCAACCGTCGAAACCGACGACATTTCCGAGCCGGTGCTGATCGAGCCCAGGGTAGATTCCCCCCGGATGGATTCCGTGGTGGAAATAGGTGAAATCGAGCAGCTGGCGGATGTCCTGGTCGGGGCAGGCGTGCGCAAAGTGACCGTGCTCGGCACGGCATCGAGCGAGAGCATCACGCTAACCGCACTGACGCTGGCGCGGCTGATGGCGCAGCAGGCGAAAGTCGTGGTCGTCGATCTCGTGGCATCCTTGCCGACGATTGCCGCGGCGACGGCCGATCCGGTCGCGCCCGGGCTTGCCGAACTGATGCAGGGCGAGGCGTCGTTTTCGCAAATCATCACGAAGGACCGGCTGTCGCGCGTTCATCTGGTTAGCGCCGGACGCCCGGGTTTCGACCGCGCGCAGCTCCAATCGCCGCGGTTGACGCTCGCGATCGACGCGCTGCTGCGGGTCTACGACCATGTGCTGCTGGATGCCGGCACGGCCTCCGATCTGCCGGCCGAATTGCTGACGTCACAGGCGCGGGCGGTCGTGGTGCCCGAAGCCTCGATGGCGCAGGACGCGCGCGCGCTGATGTGCGACCAGCTCAGGGCGGTCGGCTTCTCCGAAGTGACGATGCTGAGCAAGCCGTGCCAGAATTCACACGCGGTCGAGCCGGGCCCGCGCGTGGTAGCGGCGTAA
- a CDS encoding glycosyltransferase family 4 protein — translation MPLVDGQPLRILHATRAPVGGIFRHILDLANGQADRGHHVGIIADSLTGGERAEQALAEIAPRLKLGVHRTAIRREPLPTDMLVWARFQRMIGQLKPDVLHGHGAKAGAYMRLRTASRDRIRVYTPHGGSLHYPLSTLKGSIYARVERALMNDTDLFLFESAFARDTYQRTIGTPKGLVRCVFNGVTANEFDAVVKADDATDLIYVGEFRHIKGADLLIDAVARLRAGGRPVTLTLAGDGEESESLKAKVQQLGLGEAVRFIGHVKARYGFSKGSLLVVPSRGDSMPYVVIEAAAAGIPMVAANIGGIPEIFGPHGNALFAPSNAAAMADAIQTALKDPAAATARAKSLRERIFMHFSQKAMVEGVFAGYRDAFANR, via the coding sequence ATGCCTCTCGTTGACGGTCAGCCGCTTCGGATCCTGCACGCCACGCGCGCGCCGGTCGGCGGCATTTTCCGCCATATCCTCGATCTCGCCAACGGCCAGGCCGACCGCGGCCATCACGTCGGCATCATCGCCGACAGTCTCACCGGCGGCGAGCGCGCCGAGCAGGCGCTGGCGGAAATCGCCCCGCGTCTCAAGCTCGGCGTTCACCGCACGGCCATTCGCCGCGAGCCGCTGCCGACCGACATGCTCGTCTGGGCCCGATTCCAGCGCATGATCGGCCAACTGAAGCCGGACGTGCTGCACGGTCACGGCGCCAAGGCCGGCGCCTACATGCGTTTGCGGACCGCTTCCCGCGACAGGATCCGGGTCTACACCCCCCATGGCGGCTCGCTGCACTATCCGCTGTCGACGCTGAAGGGCAGCATCTATGCCCGTGTCGAACGCGCGCTGATGAACGATACCGACCTGTTCCTGTTCGAAAGCGCGTTTGCGCGCGACACCTATCAGCGCACCATCGGCACACCGAAGGGGCTGGTGCGATGCGTGTTCAACGGCGTCACCGCCAATGAATTCGACGCGGTCGTGAAGGCCGATGACGCCACCGACCTGATCTATGTCGGCGAGTTCCGGCATATCAAGGGCGCCGACCTCCTGATCGACGCGGTGGCGCGGCTGCGCGCCGGCGGCCGTCCGGTGACGCTCACGCTCGCCGGCGACGGCGAGGAAAGCGAAAGCCTCAAAGCCAAGGTGCAACAGCTCGGCCTCGGCGAGGCCGTGCGGTTCATCGGCCACGTCAAGGCGCGCTACGGCTTCTCCAAGGGCTCGCTGCTGGTGGTTCCCTCCCGCGGCGACTCGATGCCCTATGTGGTGATCGAGGCGGCGGCTGCAGGGATTCCAATGGTCGCCGCCAATATCGGCGGCATCCCCGAGATTTTCGGCCCGCACGGCAATGCCTTGTTCGCTCCCAGCAACGCCGCCGCCATGGCCGACGCCATCCAAACCGCGCTGAAGGATCCGGCAGCGGCGACGGCGCGGGCGAAATCGCTGCGCGAGCGAATCTTCATGCATTTTTCGCAGAAGGCGATGGTCGAGGGTGTCTTTGCCGGTTACCGCGACGCGTTTGCCAATCGTTAA
- a CDS encoding undecaprenyl-phosphate glucose phosphotransferase, with the protein MFDSAATAAMTATADRPQIERRRRLTPAAIAVSNQKVGRAYSPIVIAGAVRVIDFAMLSAIGVALYFGYVVPLSGFYWEFLAAIFGVAATAVICFQAADIYQVQLFRGHLRQMTRMISSWAFVFLLFIGASFIVKLGSEISRLWLAAFFFSGIAALVTGRVFLRSLVRSWARQGRLDRRTIIVGADENGEQLVQALKTQDDSDIEVLGVFDDRNDDRALDTCAGSPKLGKVDDIVEFARRTRIDLVLFALPISAETRILEMLKKLWVLPVDIRLSAHTNKLRFRPRSYSYLGEVPTLDVFEAPITDWDLVMKWLFDHVVGFVILVLALPVMGLVALAVRLDSPGPALFRQKRFGFNNERIDVFKFRSMYHHQADPTASKVVTKNDPRVTRVGRFIRKTSLDELPQLFNVVFKSNLSLVGPRPHAVQGKLQSRLFDEAVDGYFARHRVKPGITGWAQINGWRGEVDTDEKIQKRVEFDLYYIENWSVLFDLYILLKTPLALMTKSENAY; encoded by the coding sequence ATGTTCGACTCCGCGGCAACGGCCGCGATGACCGCCACCGCCGATCGCCCGCAGATCGAACGGCGCCGCAGGCTTACCCCGGCCGCTATTGCCGTCAGCAACCAGAAAGTCGGCCGCGCCTATTCGCCGATCGTGATCGCGGGCGCGGTTCGCGTCATCGATTTTGCGATGCTCAGCGCGATCGGCGTCGCGCTTTATTTCGGATATGTCGTCCCCCTCTCCGGCTTCTACTGGGAATTTCTCGCGGCGATCTTCGGCGTGGCCGCAACGGCCGTGATCTGCTTCCAGGCCGCCGACATCTACCAGGTGCAGCTATTCCGCGGCCATCTTCGCCAGATGACCCGGATGATTTCATCCTGGGCGTTCGTGTTCCTGCTGTTCATCGGCGCATCCTTCATCGTCAAGCTCGGCAGCGAAATTTCGCGGCTCTGGCTTGCGGCGTTTTTCTTCAGCGGCATTGCGGCGCTGGTGACCGGGCGGGTGTTCCTGCGCTCGCTGGTACGCAGTTGGGCCCGTCAGGGCCGGCTCGATCGCCGCACCATTATCGTGGGCGCGGACGAGAACGGCGAGCAACTCGTCCAGGCGCTCAAGACCCAGGATGATTCCGACATCGAAGTGCTCGGCGTGTTCGACGACCGCAACGACGACCGCGCGCTGGATACCTGCGCCGGCAGCCCCAAGCTCGGCAAGGTCGACGACATCGTCGAATTCGCGCGCCGCACCCGCATCGACCTCGTGCTGTTCGCGCTGCCGATCTCGGCCGAGACCCGCATTCTCGAGATGCTGAAGAAACTGTGGGTGCTGCCGGTCGATATCCGGCTTTCAGCCCATACCAACAAGCTGCGCTTCCGCCCCCGCTCCTATTCCTATCTCGGCGAGGTGCCCACCCTCGACGTGTTCGAGGCGCCGATCACCGATTGGGACCTGGTGATGAAGTGGCTGTTCGACCACGTCGTCGGCTTCGTGATCCTGGTGCTGGCGCTGCCGGTGATGGGACTGGTCGCGCTCGCGGTCAGGCTCGACAGCCCCGGGCCGGCGCTGTTCCGCCAGAAAAGATTCGGCTTCAACAACGAGCGCATCGACGTCTTCAAGTTTCGCTCGATGTACCACCATCAGGCCGACCCGACCGCCTCCAAGGTCGTGACAAAAAATGATCCGCGCGTCACCCGCGTCGGGCGCTTCATCCGCAAGACCAGCCTCGACGAACTGCCGCAGCTCTTCAACGTCGTGTTCAAGAGCAACCTCTCGCTGGTCGGCCCCCGCCCCCACGCCGTGCAGGGCAAGTTGCAGAGCCGGCTGTTCGACGAGGCCGTCGACGGTTATTTCGCGCGCCACCGCGTCAAGCCGGGGATCACCGGCTGGGCCCAGATCAACGGCTGGCGCGGCGAAGTCGATACCGACGAGAAGATCCAGAAGCGCGTCGAGTTCGATCTCTACTACATCGAGAACTGGTCGGTGCTGTTCGACCTCTACATTCTGCTCAAGACGCCGCTGGCGCTGATGACCAAGAGCGAGAACGCGTATTGA
- a CDS encoding GcrA family cell cycle regulator has protein sequence MLTNLPTWTTDRIELLKSHFEAGLTCREIAASIGVSRNAVIGKLARLQLTRGPARAEPRPTKAARERSRKSIPRLQYQILQAVYENAQPLQEEPIASERRCSLYELSNERCRWPISTPGAEDFCFCGNTPVEGMPYCSGHTRLAYRPGSRQRVVRGQGNRFA, from the coding sequence ATGCTTACGAATCTACCGACCTGGACCACCGATCGCATCGAATTGCTGAAGAGTCATTTTGAAGCCGGCCTCACCTGCCGCGAGATCGCAGCCAGCATCGGCGTCAGCCGCAACGCGGTGATCGGCAAACTTGCCCGCCTCCAGTTGACGCGCGGCCCGGCCCGTGCCGAACCGCGCCCGACCAAGGCCGCCCGAGAGCGCTCCCGAAAGTCCATTCCGCGCCTGCAATATCAGATACTGCAGGCCGTCTATGAAAACGCGCAGCCGCTCCAGGAGGAGCCGATCGCAAGCGAACGCCGCTGCTCGCTGTACGAACTCAGCAACGAACGCTGTCGTTGGCCGATCAGCACGCCCGGCGCTGAGGATTTCTGCTTTTGCGGCAATACGCCGGTGGAAGGCATGCCGTATTGCTCCGGGCATACCCGCCTCGCCTACCGTCCGGGCTCGCGCCAGCGCGTGGTGCGAGGACAAGGCAACCGGTTCGCGTGA
- a CDS encoding DUF169 domain-containing protein: MQQQTPEAFDLAGMVADLNSLLRLKTTVIGIKMFARVEEMTAIPKIRRPSAVHTTDQIVSMASRLGWTVGITGDDLVGAQCRAVIGLAPQDEKFLAGENYVGVWHGTAEDARKRQEALDVVPFGRYQAMAVSPLTSGRLNPPDICLVYATPGQMIILINGLQYTGYRKFEWGVVGETACADSWGRALKTGEPSLSLPCFAERRYGGVPDEEMLMALKPEHLAKAVVGMKQLAKNGLRYPIAPYGIQADVRAGMGVSYAKK, translated from the coding sequence ATGCAACAGCAGACGCCGGAAGCGTTCGATTTGGCCGGCATGGTGGCCGACCTCAACAGTCTGCTTCGCCTGAAGACGACGGTGATCGGCATCAAGATGTTTGCCCGCGTCGAGGAGATGACCGCAATCCCGAAGATCCGCCGTCCCTCGGCAGTGCATACCACCGACCAGATCGTCAGCATGGCCTCGCGGCTCGGCTGGACAGTCGGCATCACCGGTGACGATCTCGTCGGCGCGCAATGCCGCGCGGTCATCGGGCTGGCGCCGCAGGACGAAAAGTTTCTCGCCGGCGAAAACTATGTCGGCGTCTGGCACGGCACGGCCGAGGATGCGCGCAAGCGCCAGGAAGCGCTCGACGTCGTGCCCTTCGGCCGGTACCAGGCAATGGCGGTGAGCCCGCTCACCAGCGGCCGGCTCAACCCGCCCGACATCTGCCTGGTCTACGCTACGCCCGGGCAGATGATTATCCTGATCAACGGCCTGCAATATACCGGCTACAGGAAGTTCGAATGGGGCGTGGTCGGCGAGACGGCGTGCGCGGATTCCTGGGGCAGGGCGCTCAAGACCGGCGAGCCGTCGCTCTCGCTGCCGTGCTTTGCCGAGCGGCGCTATGGCGGCGTGCCCGACGAAGAGATGCTGATGGCGCTGAAGCCTGAGCATCTTGCCAAGGCCGTTGTCGGTATGAAGCAGCTTGCCAAGAACGGTTTGCGCTATCCGATCGCGCCCTATGGCATCCAGGCCGACGTTCGCGCCGGGATGGGCGTGTCCTACGCGAAGAAATAG
- a CDS encoding O-antigen ligase family protein: MAYAATAGGSLPSMTAAPGVLALQRALVWLVGACGAIVFIEPSPYELATLAAALVFFATGLRMRLVFVPLLLLLLLINIGYSIAAVAVMDRPNVPNWIATSWYMAVTVIFFAMVISEDAAARLDMLRRGLVVGAVIAALAGIAGYFNLVPGGRDLLTLYDRARGTFKDPNVYGAFLILPALFALQSIVSDKFGKSLRSAIAFGIMSLAILLAFSRAAWGMLVITSAVMLALMVLTSRSQSQRSRIIIMALVVVVLAAALVAVLLSFDSIAQLFKQRASFDQSYDEGRFGRFGRHILGAEMALGLPFGIGPLQFNRYFPEDTHNSYLNAFMSGGWLSGVCYPALVFVTVLTSFRYVFVRVPWQPTYLAIFAAFLGTVGESFIIDTDHWRHFWMMLGTMWGMFVAAERWKAGADSGFKAPRGMA; encoded by the coding sequence ATGGCGTATGCGGCGACAGCCGGGGGATCGCTCCCATCGATGACGGCCGCGCCCGGCGTGCTCGCGCTTCAGCGCGCGCTGGTATGGCTGGTCGGTGCATGCGGCGCCATCGTCTTCATCGAACCCAGCCCTTACGAATTGGCGACGCTTGCCGCCGCGCTGGTCTTCTTCGCAACGGGGTTACGGATGCGGCTGGTGTTTGTGCCGCTGTTGTTGCTCCTGTTGCTGATTAACATCGGCTACAGCATCGCCGCGGTCGCGGTGATGGACCGGCCCAACGTCCCTAACTGGATCGCGACCTCCTGGTACATGGCGGTCACGGTCATCTTCTTTGCGATGGTCATCTCCGAGGATGCCGCGGCGCGGCTGGACATGCTTCGGCGCGGCCTCGTCGTCGGCGCCGTGATTGCGGCGCTCGCCGGGATCGCGGGTTATTTCAATCTCGTCCCCGGCGGGCGTGATCTGCTGACGCTGTACGACCGCGCCCGCGGCACCTTCAAGGATCCGAACGTATACGGTGCGTTCCTGATCCTGCCGGCGCTGTTCGCGCTGCAAAGCATCGTCTCGGACAAGTTCGGCAAATCGCTGCGCAGCGCCATCGCGTTCGGCATCATGTCGCTGGCGATCCTGCTGGCGTTCTCGCGCGCCGCGTGGGGCATGCTCGTCATCACCTCCGCCGTCATGCTGGCGCTGATGGTGCTGACCAGCCGCTCGCAGTCGCAGCGGTCGCGCATCATCATCATGGCGCTGGTCGTGGTGGTGCTCGCAGCCGCGCTGGTCGCGGTGCTGCTGTCGTTCGATTCGATCGCGCAGCTATTCAAGCAGCGCGCCAGTTTCGACCAGAGCTACGATGAGGGCCGTTTCGGCCGTTTCGGCCGCCATATCCTCGGCGCGGAGATGGCGCTCGGGCTGCCATTCGGCATCGGGCCGCTGCAGTTCAACCGCTACTTTCCCGAAGACACCCACAACTCCTACCTGAACGCATTCATGTCGGGCGGCTGGCTATCCGGCGTCTGCTATCCGGCGCTGGTCTTCGTCACGGTGCTGACGAGCTTCCGGTATGTCTTCGTCCGCGTGCCCTGGCAGCCGACCTATCTGGCAATCTTCGCGGCCTTCCTCGGCACTGTCGGCGAGAGTTTCATCATCGACACCGACCATTGGCGGCATTTTTGGATGATGCTGGGCACCATGTGGGGCATGTTCGTCGCCGCCGAACGCTGGAAGGCGGGCGCCGATTCAGGGTTCAAGGCACCGCGCGGCATGGCCTAG